The DNA region GACGTAATCATATCGCTTTTGTAGCAACTCAAGAGTTTTTTTATTACATTGGATCCTTCATCTTTCATGATTTTGTTATGTTATTTGACATTCTATAGCTAAACATATCAAGATCAAACATCACTTTatacgtgactatgttcagaagggaattttaaacctaaaatttattgatacatACCATCAATGAACTGATATCTTTATAAAACCCTTTGCCGAAGATAAGTTTGTTTTCATTCTAAAGAATTTGAAAATGGATTTATGTCCAGAATAAAAAAGATGATTATCTCAGAATGTTTAATCTCTCAGAACGATTTAATGCTACCCTGAGATATATTTTTTGACTCTGAATATTTGAGTCTTTTGAAGTGAGAAGTTTCATAAGTTCAGAAGTATTCAGTAAGAACTTATTTGGTTATACGATTTGTCTTTTGGATACTGAATAGTTTTTGCATTAAATATGTGTCAATAAGTTTCGGTTAGTGGAGCAGTTTTAAATACAATTGTCTTAGAAAACTAAATTGTTTATGAAATGCTCATGTGACACATTGGGTGAATAAACTTATTGGGATTAGGTAAAATCTTCATGCTTTACCCTCTTGTCAGATTTTTTCACTTTTTAAGATCTTATTCATGATTGAAAAATCCTTATATAAACTCACTTCACACACTTTCGCTACGTTCACTTTCCACACTTTCTCTCTTTTAAGCCTAAAACTCTCTGCAACCTAAAACCCTTGTTCTTCTTCAACGATGGCTTCTCAACAACAATATGCTcaataagaacaacaacaacctcaacaatAAGAGCAAATCAAATAAGGAATTCAAGAGCTTACACTTTCTACCCCAATTGATGAGTTAGAATTTCTCTGTGAGTTATTGGTGGGTGTTTATAATATTAAGGAAAATGGGTATGATTTGACTGGAGCTATAAGAACCCAAGAATATGAAGGTTACTTTGAACGTCTCAAAGGACCTATTTACACTGAGTTAGTGAATCAATTCTGAATATTTGCTTCAGCTATGAATCTTCAAGTAACATCTTATGTGTTAGGTCACAAGATCACCACTTCTGAGAAGTCCATTGCTAAACTTCTCAATCATGATGATTCTGGGAAACATTGTTTTGATATGCTTGCTAAGAAGAGTAAAATGGTGGAAATTGCAAAAGTTATTTTTCTGAATGGAAAACCCTCATCCAACCCTAAGAAACTGCATCTTTATCTTAGGATTTGGTTCAAGATAATTCTGGGTCGCATTCATCACAAACCTTTTACAACATGATAAACAATTCAAGTCAGATGTTGAGGTCATTGCAGTCCCAGATAGAAACCCACATCTCTATTATGATCAAAGATCTATTCAAACCAAAATTCGTCATACTCCCTTGGATGAATTGTTTTTGCAGTTTGAAAGTGGGTTGTTTCCAGATTGAACATTCTCATTGAAGTTTTCACTTATAATGCAAACCTCTCTAAAATGTGTACTCTGTGTAACAACTTCAGAATATGGATTGAATTAAGCTATAGGGAGTTGGAACTTATGTGCCTGAAAGATGCTCAAAGGAACTTCCATGCCAGATTCTCTGGTATTGTTGAACTCTTTCTTTAAAAGGATCCTCCAACATTTCTTCTTCCTGCACCAAAAGTGATTCCTCCTCCTCAACCTGAACAGATGACTATGGCTACTTCTGAGAAAACTCTTGAAGTTGGAAGTGGTTATGGAGTTAAGAAGGATTTGATTTTTGAGGAAATCATTCTTAAAACTTTGGAATACCTGAAGGTGGATAATTATGCGGTCAGAGAAATCCTGAACAAACAGGATGAGATGTTCAAGAGTTAAGCTGGAACAAACACCAAGATCAAAGGGATGCTTCATGCCATCTTATCAAGACTGCCACCCCTTCTTAAAACCATAGTGTTTTTAAAACCTTATTATTTTCTAAGTTTAAGTCGTTATCATTTATGTACTTCATAATTATTTTAATGAAATGATTTATTTTTTTGGTTTTACTTTGTCTTTATTCtttctttttgattgatgacaatGGGGGAGAAAAATAATTGATTTTGATATACCTAATTATGATCTGATGCCCAAACATGTCTTTAACATTATTTTTGACAATGATAAATTTTCTGGGAACTTTGAATAAGTTCATCATGTTATTTATCTGAAGGCATTAACCAATCTGATTTGAGTTCAAGTCGACTAGACATATACATGTTCTGAACTCAATTCAAGTGGACTAGGTGTATACAATTTCTGAACCAAGCAAAGTTCTGAACCATGCGTATACAAGTTCTGATAACAACCAGGCATATGAAAGCTCAAACAAATCATGCTCTGATGCACACTTGATAACCAGACTTTCTGAGACTCAAAGCAAAGCCATTGCTGAATTAAAATACTTATGTAACTAGGCTTCTGCATTTTGAGAAGTTATTTTTTTTATAGTAACCAGGCTTCTGCATTATGGAAAGTTATTTCTTTCATGCTGATTGAAACATTTTATATGTGTTAAGATTATTTTTAAGTCTTAAATTCAGGGGGAGCTTGCAAACCTAACTATGAAATTCTAAGCtgaaaaataatttaaataatataaaattcagggggagcttacaaacctcactatgatgtttttatatgattaaaccaagtaaaaattgttcatcaaaataaATGGTTATGAAAAATAGGAAGATTGTAAGAACTAGATTGGGTTTTGTATCTGGcatttagttttgatgataacaatgcattgttTATTAGAGAATAATTTTATACCCTAATGGTTTTgtctagtgtgtagcttttgctaaCAGGTTCTGATTATGAAGATTTGACGTGTTACATCATCAGATTTTGGACTCAACACACTATGACTCTGAAGAGATACATAAGTGCTTTACAAGATAATGTCAAGTTCTAGAATGATATTAGATAATGGTTCTGATGAATGTTTGTGATAAAGCTTTTGACTGTGACTCTAATAGAAGAGCCTCTGAAGGTTTGTCAAGCCTTCAAGATTTTATGATCTCGAGTTCTGAAGACTCTAAAGAACAAGATCggaagactctgaagaccaggttctgagAAACTTTGTCAAGACTCTAAAGACCAAGGTTCTGAAGGTTCTCTCAATCAGTCTCTTGATCCTTTTATACATACTTTAACATCATTTATTCAGAATcctctgaagattagaagataagatcaaaagattttgcataaggaaaatagtacacagtacaagatcaaatattccttccactacgCTGATTTTATGGGCTAAGGACTGTACTATTGTACTATTTTACCTCCCATTATGCAAGCCGTTATGCAAGGCTACAACTGCATTTTAATATTCCAATTCTACCATCAAACAAATCTTTTCATTCCCTATATAAAGTAGACTTGGAAGATTGGACAAGTGGCTAATGTTTACAAAGCTCATTCACGCTGTTATTTCACACTTATACACAACGCTTTTGCTGAACTGAATATTATTGTGTATAGAGAATTAAAACACACATAAAGCTTTTGTTTGTTATTGTGTGAGAAATTCATTGTACTTAAAACTTATGTTATTCTGCTTTCTTAGAAGGAATCTTGTAAAACACATTCTTGTAATCTCATTCATTGAGATGTATTCCATGAGTGACTAGAATTTAGTTAGATATACTCTAGAAGACATTGATGGGTAGTATTTGTGCGTCTGTAATCAGTTTCagttatagtggattaagtccttgttgataAGGCAAAATCACCTAGGTGGATGGACTGGAGGTAACTTAGTTAACAACGAACCAGTATAAAAACAACTGTGTTATTTTTTCTTGTTCGTGTTTACTGTTTGATTGTGTTGGATAGAAAAAGATTTTATTTTTAGAAACTCAATTTAAACCCTTCATTTCTTATGTTTCTTGTCACCTTCAAATATATATTAACCAAATTATAATTTGTATTAATCAAGTTTTTATATATTATTAACCAAAGTTGTTTTAGAGAAAAAGTTATAAAAAGTCAAAATAAAAAAGTTATTGTTCATCGTATTTGTGATCGATAAATAAGGTGTAGATGTAAATTGAGTGTTAAAAAAACATTACTATTATATAAATACTagtttataaaattaattaatattaaccaatttattttactatttattaataattttaattttgtAAATTTATTAACCCGAAAATCCGAAAATGTCATAGCCATAATACAGAAGTTAACTTCCGGATGTCCCCCAAAGAAATTAAAACATTTCATAAGAAAGTCACCCATATTTTCCAAAAATTAATACGGACTTTAACTTTCATATTGATGGAAGGTTTAGTTGCATATCCCTACTTCACTCAAGAGTTGCTTTTATATTTGGTTATTTTGTTGTTTCTCTTATGACTTTCttctttgattttatttcaaTTTGTTGAGTCTCCTTCATGATTGCACTTCTCAtaatgaagtttgaaaaaaaatcatttttagcatgcataaaacTTTTGTTAGATTTGATCTTGATCATGATGTCCTTTGGTCAATTGCATATGTTAGTGGAATGAAAACTTTTGGTGTTTTTGGTTTAAGTTTGATTTAAAGTAAAATCTCAAAGTGCctttaaaaattttaaaaattgtGATTTTACATGTTTGATTCGAATCATTCAGTTTACACTGAATTTTTTATTCGAATCAAATTGGACAGAAGTGAAACCTAGTCATTTGATTCTAATCATAATTTTCGCTTGATCCGAATCATTTTCATGGTGATCAATTCTATttgatttgattcgaatcaaacttTGTACATGATTCGAATCATTCACTTTTTCAAAAAATTCATTGTCAGGTTTATGACATTTGATTCAAATTAATATttacacatgattcgaatcacatGACATTCTATTCGAATCACTATTTTCCTGATACGAATCAACcaatagtttttttttaattcgATTATTCTTTTATTCCACTACATTTGTTCATTTAATTCAAATCATATATTGCTCTTGATTTGAATCTAAATGATTTTTCAACCATTTTATGTGCTTAATCTCAAGCATATATAAAAACTTTTTTCATCATTTATCATATCATCTATCATTCTTATCATAATTTTGAGTGTGATTTAGTAAAAAATCAATTTTCTCTATTTTGAGTCTTCAAAGTTTTGCAACGAATTTCTTATATCTTCGACTTCAGTTGAGTTCAAATCTTGATAACAAGAGTTCTATAATTGATAGAAAAGGCGCATCGTTGAATTAATGTTGaatatgaatatttatttaaaaaatgaaaGTAAGAATAACATTATTTACGgtaaaaaaaatattttagtATTTAACTATATCGTCTAGACGGGCACGTGAGTGCCCACGGACGTATAATATCAATTGTAtcattatttttatttaattttaatttaattttaaattatttataaaataataaaagataaTAATGTCAAAGATAATAAATGATCATCTAACCGTCATTTGTCAAAAAGAGAagttaaaatttaaaataaaaattaaaaagatatatttaaaagaaaaaaagactacaccaatttacttttatatattaatatagATTATCAAATTTATAATATAATAAATTCAATTTCATAATTTATTTAATATATAATAACTTTTTTATACATTATATATGAGTTAGTTTTATCATTTGTTTGTTAGTGAGGGAGTGGTTTTTTTTAGTTTTATCATTTGTTAGTGAGTTAGTGATTTTTGACTTAGTGTTGTCTTGTTAGTGGGTTAGTGGTTTTTTAATTGAGCCAATTTTTGTGTgactattttttttaaaattataatacTAATGAAAAGAAATAAGTTTTTTACGGAGATAGTGGAGTTAGAGAGATTACTTATTActaattaatttattattaattGCTAATAAATAATTAGTTATTATTAAtgattaattattaaaaaataagTATGATATGGTGTTATAATGAGCGGTATAAATTCTGTAACCGTCACTTTTGTCGTTTTCACTCTGAAAAAATCTTTTCACATCATTTACTGCACTTTTTGACGAACCTTTCAAGATTTTGTTCAGTTATTTTCATTTTGgtaattaaaaaagaaaaaatcCGTCTATAAATAGTACTAGTATTAGAGCAAGCATTGAAGTTGAAAAATAAAGCGAAAATAAGAgggaaagaaagaaagaaacaatGAATCGTGGAAACCAGAGAGAGGTGAATCATCTTCTTCACATTTCATTTACAAATCGTTTAACATTATATTTTTTCTCTTTCTCTGTTTGCAATTGTGCGTTTTCCAACTACCTGATCTTTATCCGGTGACTGTTCGATGCATATTCCAGTTTCTGTATTTGCATCGTCAACATTTGTTTTGTTTCTTCCTTCTTTCCGATTTTACGTTTTTTTCCGGCAACCTGTTTACTCTCCGGTCACGATTTTATGCGTCTTGTTTTGTTTCTTCTTTCGTTCCGATTTTACATTTTTACCGGCGACCTGTGCACTCTCTTGTTACGATTTTATGCTTATTGTTTTGTTTATTCTTTCTTTTCGATGTTACATTTTTTAGGCGACCTGTGCATTCTCCAGTTACGCTTTTATGCATCTTTCCGAGTATATAATCCGGTGATACAGTTATTTTCTGGCGACCTGTGCACTCTCCAGTTACGATTTTTTATGCGTCTTTCAGTGTATATACTCCGGTGATACAGTTATTTTCAGGCGACCTATGCACTATCCAGTTACGATTTTATGCATATTGTTTTGTTTATACTTTCTTTCCGATTTTACACTTTTTAGGCGACCTGTGCATTCTCCAGTTATGATTTTATGCGTCTTTCAGCTTATAGACTCCGGTGATACGGTTATTTACCGGCGACCTGTGCACTTTCAATTACAATTTTGTGTCTTCTGGTGTATATACTCCGGCGATGCAGTTATTTTCCGGCAACCTGTCCACTCTACGATTTTATGCTTTTTTTTGTTTCTTCTTCCGTCTGATTTTACATTTATTAGGCGACCTGTGTATTCTCCGAGTTACTGTTTTATGCATCTTCCGGCATATATAGTCCGGTGATACAGTTATTTTCCGGCGACCAGTCCACTTCCGATTACGATTTTATGTGTCTTCTGCTGTATATACTCCGGTGATGCAGTTATTTCCCGGCGACCTGTCCACTCTTCGGTTACGATTTTATGCATCTTCTGGCATATATACTCCTGGTGGAACAGTTATTTTTCCGGCGACTGTCCACTCTCCAGTTACGTCTTCCGGCGTACTCTGGTGGAACAGTTATTTACTGGCGACTTTCTACTCTCTAGTTACGATTTTATTCGTCTTCCGGCGTATATACTCCGGTGTTACCGTTACTGATCATGATGATCTTAACAGCTGACAGATCTAAACGAATTATTAGAGATTAATTTTTGCCTAAATGTTTGCAAGTGTCTGATGCAGTTTTTACTACTACAAATTGTGTGATTCAGTTATAAAATCATTGAATTTGATTTATGTCTCTTATATTTTAATTTACTCTATTCTATTTTCATTTGATGATTTGTTTTGATTACTAACAACTACTACTATATGTAAATATTATTTACACTATTAATCAATAGTCATAAtcatttctatttttcattttaGTACTTAGTTTTGATCATTGTATTTGCGCTGGTGAATTTTAAATTTGTGTTTTTAACTTAATGTCAATTTTCATATCTATTTTATTTGTATATACACAATGGCATTGTTCCACAAACACTCTCACGCACAAATGACTGGGTAATTGTAAATGTTTAGTATCATAACTCTATTCAATCTTGCAGCGACCATGTATCCTCGAGTTTGACGGTGCATCCAGTGGAAATCCTGGAAAGTCTGGTGCAGGAGCTGTACTGCGTTCTGGGAATGAGGTGTATACTCTATGTATCAATTCATATTTGTATTATAAACTATATACAATAGACTATTATATACTATGTATCAAATGTAGCTAATTCTTGGGTTTCTTTAAAGGTCCATCGCTACAGTAAAGGACTGGGGACTCAAACAAATAACTCTGCCGAATATCACGGTTTACTTTTGGGATTGAAAGAAGCTAGTAACAAAGGGTATGATCATGTTGAAGTCCGAGGTGATTCTAAGCTTGTTTGCGAACAGGTTAGTTCTCTCCCTCCGGTGTATAAGCATTTTCCAATTCTTCACAAAATACTACACAGTGATTTGAATTTCTAAGTAATTATAGTGATTGTTATGTATCATCTGTTTTATATATTCCTTTTGGTAAGGAATTTACCATAATATTCTAGTAAGGAATTTACCATAATATTCTATTGATTTTGTAACAGTTTGCAGGTAATTGGAAAGTCAACAACCCGAATTTAAGGGAACTGCGCAATGAGGCTCTGGACTTGAAGGGTAACTTTAAGTCCGTCGTTGTCCAACATGTTCCTAGGGTATTACCCTCTgctctattttttttatttacaGAATGAAAACTCACTGGGATTAGTCCTGTATATTTTCCCCCATTATATGGTGATATTAACAAATGCCTGTTTTTTTTTAATGTTTCAAGGGATCTAACAGAGAAGCTGATGCTCAAGCAAGTTGGGGCAAAAATCTTCAAGGTTAGACTTCAAAACTTTTATAAGTTCTTAATTATTTGATTTCAAAATTACTGTTATCTTGGTACACCTTGTTTTGATTTTGTTGTATTTAATATATCTTTTGggttaaaaaaaaaaaaagaattagCAATGAATTGAAGCCAAAGCTGATTTGAAATCAAAAATGAATTACCAATGAATTTTATTTGGAAGGACCATATATTTTAATGTATCTTATATTTTTGCAGCTGGCCAAGTTGAAGAAGACTATTACTACGACTGATCATCTGTGACAGCATGCCACTGTCAAAACATATTGGCAACTATGTTACTTTTCTTGTTTAGATTGTGTCAACTAGTTAAGCATTTAGGGTGGTCTTACATTTGACACACTGCATGTCAGGTGAAATTCGGTTTGCAATTTCAACATTTGCTTTAGGGGTTTAAAAATGCTGCTTTTGATGTTTGGATTTTATGTTTGGATGTTAAGTGAatgtttctgaattttctataTTCTGCCTCATTTTTCTTATTTAGATCTTTTAATCTCTTGTGCTATGTGGTGACACTTATTCCTGTTTGATATAATGACTTCAAAAGGAACTTGTGATCATTATAAATATTAGAGCAATGTAGAAGATACAATAagaaaaataattgaaaaacTCACATTTACAAAATTTTCACTATTCAAAATTTTCAATGATCATCATGTAGACTTTATTGTTTGTAATTTTTGTTGTACTTTCTCTTTACACAAGATGGGAGATCAAAAAGACATGTGTGATAAAACAAACACTTGTTGATGGGTTTATTTAGATAAATCATACACTTGTTGATGGGTTTATTTAGATAAATCATATTTATCATGCAgttgatttaaaaaaaaatcatagAAAACTTTTCCAATTTTCTAGGTATAAACCTGGTTTTGTATGGCGATGGAGGTATGGGGAGTTTCAAGTTGACTATATATTGTGTAATGTTGTCCAAGACACATAAATCATGTAGACATATATGTTTTGAGAGATTGTGGCGTTTATTTGCGGCGGTAAAAACAATAGGAGTAAAGTGTTATTCAATGCAGCGAAACAGATGCCGTAAAAACAGAGAAATAAAGTGTTATTCAATCTATTCTAAAGATAGACATTAGCATGCAAAGTGAATGGTGATAATACTCTTGGTTGCTCCAAAAGTATGATTTCGAGCCAacattattttaaaattaaattagaACTCTACGGTATTTGACTATAGTCCTAGATCCAGACAAGGTAACTTGTTTTTTCCGCACACCATAGGATTAAATCATTTttaaaatattgaaaaataagTGTGAATTGTATTAAGAAACAAGTGAATTTTAAGTCTCACATTGTTTAATAAAGTGGAGTTGAGCATTTTATAAAAGAAAGGACTCATACACCTATTATCTTAAGATTTTAGATAATTATGTGTtggaattttaaaaaaaatatgaaGACTCACC from Lathyrus oleraceus cultivar Zhongwan6 chromosome 1, CAAS_Psat_ZW6_1.0, whole genome shotgun sequence includes:
- the LOC127120614 gene encoding uncharacterized protein LOC127120614 gives rise to the protein MNRGNQRERPCILEFDGASSGNPGKSGAGAVLRSGNEVHRYSKGLGTQTNNSAEYHGLLLGLKEASNKGYDHVEVRGDSKLVCEQFAGNWKVNNPNLRELRNEALDLKGNFKSVVVQHVPRGSNREADAQASWGKNLQAGQVEEDYYYD